The Deinococcus roseus genome includes a window with the following:
- a CDS encoding sugar kinase, translated as MKTLDLIGIGECMVEFHADRPLGETSTLHRSYGGDVLNTLVMGSRLGLKTSFISRVGNDPFGTGLLQAWQKEGVDTQHVPLVDGENGMYFISLLPGGEREFTYRRAGSAASQLRCEHLDAEHLASARMLLVSGITQAISESAQQTVLEAVKQAKAAGVQVVYDPNFRPRLWAIRGGQQRGKEAFFEVLPFVDVLLPSAPADLVMLELDHLPIQEALLVLSKLHPCVVLKSGEDGAYFAQQGHPGHVAADQAQQVLDTTGAGDCWNGAFLQQVLLGVSLPEAIWFAHQVAARKLAYRGAIPPKDFMSNIAPRKI; from the coding sequence ATGAAAACCCTGGACCTGATTGGCATTGGGGAATGCATGGTGGAGTTCCATGCAGACCGGCCCCTGGGTGAAACCTCCACCCTGCACAGAAGTTACGGAGGAGATGTGCTGAACACCCTGGTGATGGGAAGCCGTCTGGGTTTAAAAACCAGTTTCATCAGTCGGGTGGGGAACGATCCTTTTGGGACAGGCCTCTTGCAGGCCTGGCAAAAGGAAGGCGTGGACACCCAGCATGTCCCTCTGGTGGACGGTGAAAACGGCATGTACTTCATCAGCCTCTTGCCCGGAGGAGAGCGGGAATTCACCTACCGGCGTGCTGGCAGTGCAGCTTCACAGCTGAGGTGTGAGCACCTGGATGCTGAACATCTGGCTTCTGCCCGCATGCTGCTGGTGTCTGGCATCACCCAGGCCATCAGCGAAAGTGCCCAGCAAACGGTGCTGGAAGCTGTGAAACAGGCAAAAGCAGCAGGGGTGCAGGTGGTTTATGATCCCAATTTCAGGCCCAGATTGTGGGCAATTCGGGGAGGCCAGCAGCGGGGAAAAGAGGCATTTTTTGAGGTTTTGCCTTTTGTGGATGTGCTGCTGCCCAGTGCACCTGCCGATCTGGTGATGCTGGAACTGGACCACCTTCCCATTCAGGAAGCCCTGCTGGTGCTCTCAAAATTGCACCCCTGTGTGGTGCTGAAAAGTGGAGAAGATGGGGCTTATTTTGCACAGCAGGGCCACCCCGGACATGTGGCTGCAGACCAGGCACAGCAGGTGCTGGACACCACTGGAGCCGGAGACTGCTGGAATGGGGCTTTTCTGCAGCAGGTGTTGCTGGGAGTGTCCCTGCCAGAGGCCATCTGGTTTGCGCACCAGGTGGCGGCACGCAAACTGGCTTACAGGGGAGCGATTCCTCCAAAGGATTTCATGTCAAACATCGCACCCAGAAAGATTTAG
- a CDS encoding MerR family transcriptional regulator: protein MSKTQTSPPLGPAAFSRLSGLSRKALRIYEETGLLVPLHVDPQNRYRTYGQDQLAQARIIQVLRAMDVPIESIKILLSSPDPVTELRDLWQQREKQHVQSQALAAYLTTLLSGEGASMAFEVSQRQVPGAFVATITAQVYQHEAPAFISGSIQKIRTHLHSIGVQPEEIDWTICHEGPSRDARGVMEVCVPYQGVASPTAEISLKFEPAHREAYIRLRKGQAGQPLDLMQAYHAGQQWLTQHDLQLVLGSREVYFADWSVVADHEEAFDLAFPFEVLPV from the coding sequence GTGAGCAAAACACAGACCTCCCCACCCCTGGGGCCAGCGGCTTTTTCCCGACTGTCCGGGCTTTCCCGCAAAGCCCTGCGCATTTACGAGGAAACCGGGCTGTTGGTGCCCCTGCATGTCGATCCCCAGAACCGTTACCGGACCTACGGACAGGATCAACTGGCCCAGGCCCGCATCATTCAGGTGCTCCGGGCCATGGATGTGCCGATAGAGAGCATCAAGATCCTGCTCAGCAGTCCCGATCCGGTCACAGAACTGCGGGACCTCTGGCAGCAGCGGGAAAAACAGCACGTTCAATCCCAGGCCCTCGCAGCGTACCTGACCACCCTGCTGTCAGGAGAAGGAGCATCCATGGCTTTTGAAGTTTCCCAGAGACAGGTTCCCGGTGCTTTCGTCGCCACCATCACCGCCCAGGTCTACCAGCATGAAGCCCCTGCTTTCATTTCGGGCAGCATCCAGAAGATCAGGACCCACCTGCACAGCATCGGGGTTCAGCCCGAGGAGATCGACTGGACCATCTGCCATGAAGGGCCTTCCAGGGATGCCAGAGGGGTGATGGAGGTGTGCGTGCCCTATCAGGGGGTGGCCTCCCCCACTGCAGAGATCAGCCTGAAGTTTGAACCGGCCCACAGGGAAGCCTACATCCGCCTGCGCAAGGGGCAGGCCGGACAACCGCTCGATTTGATGCAAGCCTACCATGCAGGCCAGCAATGGTTGACCCAGCACGACTTGCAACTGGTTCTGGGCAGCCGGGAAGTGTATTTTGCAGACTGGTCGGTGGTGGCAGACCATGAGGAGGCTTTTGATCTGGCTTTCCCTTTTGAGGTGTTGCCTGTCTGA